A window of the Gordonia humi genome harbors these coding sequences:
- the thiG gene encoding thiazole synthase (functions in thiamine (vitamin B1) biosynthesis; in Bacillus subtilis this enzyme catalyzes the formation of thiazole from dehydroxyglycine and 1-deoxy-D-xylulose-5-phosphate and ThiS-thiocarboxylate), whose amino-acid sequence MAEKFVVAGREFTSRLITGTGGASNLAVLERALVASGTELTTVAMRRVDPASGTGVLDLLRRLDIAVLPNTAGCHTTAEAVLCAQLGREAVETNLVKLEVVADDHTLLPDPLELVEAADALVDDGFDVMAYTNDDPVLAQRLEDVGVAAVMPLGSPIGTGLGIANPHNIEMIVARASVPVVLDAGIGTASDAALAMELGCDAVLLASAVTRANDPEAMAAAMRHAVLGGRLAAGAGRIPKRFWAQASSPARD is encoded by the coding sequence GTGGCTGAGAAGTTCGTCGTCGCCGGTCGTGAGTTCACCTCACGGCTGATCACCGGCACCGGCGGGGCGTCGAACCTCGCCGTCCTCGAACGCGCCCTGGTCGCCTCCGGCACCGAGCTGACGACCGTCGCGATGCGTCGCGTCGACCCGGCGTCGGGCACCGGGGTCCTGGATCTGTTGCGTCGCCTGGACATCGCGGTGCTGCCGAACACCGCCGGGTGTCATACGACGGCCGAGGCGGTGCTGTGCGCGCAGCTGGGTCGCGAGGCGGTCGAGACGAACCTGGTGAAGCTCGAGGTGGTGGCCGACGACCACACGCTGCTGCCCGATCCGCTCGAACTGGTCGAGGCCGCCGATGCGTTGGTCGACGACGGATTCGACGTGATGGCCTACACGAACGACGACCCGGTCCTCGCGCAGCGTCTCGAAGACGTCGGGGTGGCGGCCGTGATGCCGCTCGGCTCGCCGATCGGCACCGGTCTGGGAATCGCCAACCCGCACAACATCGAGATGATCGTGGCCCGGGCGAGCGTCCCCGTCGTGCTCGACGCGGGTATCGGCACGGCCAGCGACGCGGCGCTGGCGATGGAACTCGGATGCGACGCGGTACTGCTGGCCAGTGCGGTGACCCGGGCCAACGACCCGGAGGCGATGGCCGCGGCCATGCGGCACGCCGTTCTCGGCGGTCGTCTCGCGGCCGGAGCCGGACGGATTCCGAAGAGGTTCTGGGCGCAGGCGTCGAGTCCGGCGCGGGACTGA
- a CDS encoding LysR family transcriptional regulator ArgP yields MDVSAESLLTLTAVLREGTFEAAAASLHVTPSAVSQRIKALEHSVGRILVRRVKPVTATADGEVLARLGEQWSLLVAEAQGELTGIAHDDDLDPRRLPRVDLQVACNADSLATWFLPVIAEFHAAHPVNVDLHRDDESVTTAMLRSGDVVGAVTSEPTVVRGCETVRLGSLRYFPVASRAFIDHWLPHGVRARDMRYAPMVMFDHNDHLQLKALNRLVAEPISPPVTYVPAAAEYRRAIQAGIGWGAVPEVEIADPRTGADLVPLARRPIDIPLYWQYWKLRSSLVTALTEIVVAHARAGLVPPRRGTAPVPGGTR; encoded by the coding sequence ATGGACGTCTCGGCGGAGAGCCTCTTGACCCTCACTGCGGTGCTACGCGAAGGCACCTTCGAAGCGGCGGCGGCATCGTTGCACGTCACGCCGTCCGCGGTGAGTCAACGGATCAAGGCGCTCGAGCACTCGGTGGGCAGAATCCTGGTCCGCCGTGTCAAACCGGTCACCGCGACGGCCGACGGCGAGGTTCTGGCGCGCCTCGGCGAGCAGTGGTCTCTTCTCGTCGCCGAAGCGCAGGGCGAACTGACCGGCATCGCTCACGACGACGACCTGGATCCACGTCGACTGCCGCGCGTCGACCTGCAGGTGGCGTGCAACGCCGACTCCCTCGCCACCTGGTTCCTGCCGGTGATCGCCGAGTTCCACGCCGCGCATCCGGTGAACGTCGATCTGCATCGCGACGACGAGTCCGTCACCACCGCCATGCTTCGCTCGGGCGACGTGGTCGGTGCGGTGACGTCCGAGCCGACCGTGGTACGCGGCTGCGAGACGGTGCGACTCGGCTCGCTGCGCTACTTCCCGGTGGCCTCGCGGGCGTTCATCGATCATTGGCTGCCGCACGGCGTCCGAGCGCGTGACATGCGATACGCGCCGATGGTGATGTTCGACCACAACGACCATCTGCAGCTCAAGGCGTTGAACAGGTTGGTCGCCGAGCCGATCTCGCCGCCGGTGACCTACGTTCCCGCGGCCGCCGAGTACCGGCGGGCCATCCAGGCGGGAATCGGTTGGGGCGCTGTGCCGGAAGTGGAGATCGCCGATCCGCGGACCGGTGCCGACCTGGTGCCGCTCGCTCGCCGACCGATCGACATCCCGCTCTACTGGCAGTACTGGAAGCTGCGGTCGTCGTTGGTGACCGCGCTGACGGAGATCGTCGTCGCCCATGCGCGAGCAGGACTCGTGCCGCCGCGGCGCGGCACGGCGCCGGTACCCGGCGGAACTCGGTGA
- the thiE gene encoding thiamine phosphate synthase — protein MSDSSRTAIVDARLYLCTDARRERGDLLEFVAEAVAGGVDIVQLRDKGSAGEQRFGELDASAELEILAGLREVVHAGGALLSVNDRADIAHAARADVLHLGQDDLPPSAARAIVGPEVVIGRSTHDADQMRAAVADRDVDYFCTGPLWTTPTKPGRAATGLDLVRAAAAEANDKPWFAIGGVDLERAPEVVAAGATRIVVVRAITAADDPRAASSALRRAVLS, from the coding sequence ATGAGCGACTCCTCCCGCACCGCGATCGTCGACGCCCGCCTGTACCTGTGCACCGATGCCCGCCGCGAGCGCGGCGACCTTCTCGAGTTCGTCGCCGAGGCCGTCGCGGGCGGGGTCGACATCGTCCAACTGCGCGATAAGGGATCGGCGGGCGAGCAGCGGTTCGGCGAACTGGACGCGTCGGCGGAGCTGGAGATCCTGGCTGGACTGCGCGAGGTGGTCCACGCCGGCGGCGCACTGCTGTCGGTGAACGATCGCGCCGACATCGCGCACGCCGCGCGCGCCGACGTGCTCCACCTCGGCCAGGACGACCTGCCGCCGTCGGCCGCCCGCGCGATCGTCGGCCCCGAGGTGGTGATCGGCCGGTCGACACACGACGCCGACCAGATGCGCGCCGCGGTCGCCGACCGCGACGTCGACTACTTCTGCACCGGCCCGCTGTGGACGACGCCGACCAAACCGGGCCGCGCGGCCACCGGCCTCGATCTGGTCCGCGCCGCGGCCGCCGAGGCGAACGACAAACCCTGGTTCGCGATCGGCGGCGTCGACCTGGAACGAGCCCCCGAGGTCGTCGCGGCGGGAGCGACACGGATCGTCGTCGTCCGCGCGATCACGGCGGCCGACGATCCGCGAGCTGCCTCTTCCGCACTGCGCAGGGCGGTGCTATCGTGA
- the thiS gene encoding sulfur carrier protein ThiS, whose translation MELTVNGDDIRIDGPVDVPRLLEHLGLPDTGVAVAVDGVVRPKTRWAEEIGEYAEIDILTAVQGG comes from the coding sequence ATGGAACTCACCGTCAACGGCGACGACATCCGGATCGACGGCCCCGTCGACGTCCCGCGTCTGTTGGAGCACCTCGGGCTCCCGGACACGGGCGTCGCCGTCGCGGTCGACGGCGTGGTCCGCCCCAAGACGCGCTGGGCCGAGGAGATCGGCGAGTACGCCGAGATCGACATCCTGACGGCGGTGCAGGGTGGCTGA
- a CDS encoding NUDIX domain-containing protein produces the protein MQGDGDGWVFDADGQRYWGRHGAAGLLLTAVADDGVAVLLQHRAVWSHQGGTWGLPGGARDSHETVEQAAVREAFEEAGITGDQLDVVDSVVTHRASSGWTYTTVLARAASRIATTPNGESTELRWVRAADVAELPLHPGLAAAWPGLVDRLG, from the coding sequence GTGCAGGGTGACGGTGACGGCTGGGTCTTCGACGCCGACGGTCAACGGTACTGGGGACGGCACGGAGCCGCCGGACTCCTGTTGACGGCCGTCGCCGACGACGGGGTCGCGGTGCTTCTGCAACACCGCGCGGTCTGGTCGCACCAGGGCGGAACGTGGGGGTTGCCCGGCGGAGCCCGCGACTCGCACGAGACCGTCGAGCAGGCGGCCGTCCGCGAGGCGTTCGAGGAGGCCGGCATCACCGGGGACCAACTCGACGTCGTCGACTCGGTCGTCACGCACCGTGCGTCGAGCGGCTGGACCTATACGACGGTCCTCGCCCGCGCCGCGTCGCGGATCGCGACCACGCCGAACGGCGAGTCGACCGAACTCCGCTGGGTCCGTGCCGCCGACGTGGCCGAGCTTCCGCTGCATCCGGGGCTCGCCGCCGCGTGGCCGGGGTTGGTGGACCGACTCGGCTGA
- a CDS encoding DUF998 domain-containing protein, with protein sequence MAWGSRGGRTRIGAWAAAVALAVGGITYSSWVLDLIEPSGLDRFRTFLSQLEEPGVPWHQAYEYGDIVTGVLVITAAMLLQRSPRTPGVAARIATVAVGCFGAATVADALSPLDAVPVVHAVTSALAVFALFVTMGATTWAAVRDGAWPPMATAGALVFAVVALSTGWMLVSDRLDGDHLLGLAQRIQVGGMSAWLVVWGVSVGRSSRTSSSNPIPATPRTRSGRPPTR encoded by the coding sequence ATGGCATGGGGATCGCGGGGCGGCCGCACTCGCATCGGGGCGTGGGCGGCGGCCGTCGCCCTGGCGGTCGGCGGGATCACGTACTCGTCGTGGGTGCTCGACCTGATCGAGCCGTCCGGGCTCGACCGGTTCCGCACCTTCCTGTCACAGTTGGAGGAGCCCGGTGTGCCGTGGCATCAGGCGTACGAGTACGGCGACATCGTCACCGGGGTCCTGGTGATCACGGCCGCGATGCTGCTTCAGCGGTCGCCGCGAACGCCGGGCGTCGCAGCACGGATCGCCACGGTCGCCGTCGGCTGCTTCGGTGCAGCGACGGTGGCCGACGCGCTGTCTCCCCTCGACGCGGTCCCGGTCGTGCACGCGGTGACCAGCGCACTCGCCGTGTTCGCGCTGTTCGTGACGATGGGTGCGACGACGTGGGCGGCCGTGCGCGACGGCGCATGGCCGCCGATGGCGACCGCCGGTGCCCTCGTGTTCGCCGTCGTCGCACTCAGCACCGGCTGGATGCTCGTGTCCGATCGGCTCGACGGCGATCATCTCCTCGGTCTGGCCCAGCGGATCCAGGTCGGCGGGATGAGCGCCTGGCTCGTGGTGTGGGGAGTCAGCGTCGGTAGGTCGTCTCGAACGTCTTCCTCGAACCCGATCCCGGCGACACCTCGTACGCGGTCAGGCCGACCGCCGACTCGGTGA
- a CDS encoding FAD-dependent oxidoreductase, with translation MRRELSVVGGGVVGLACALAAADDGWTVTVYDAGARRRAAHVAGGMLGCFGEGHPGEGELLDVAAASAALWPDFLTRLGDPAVRTADSSILLGVSSTDLAYLDEQVRFVRGRMPDVDLPRCTGNRLRRHESALARGTAGGYLAEGEGAVDNRLLLAALTRRFEQAGGTIVTDTVDDPTALTGDQVLIAAGLGSTALAGLVGADVPLRGEKGEILRLRRTRWSVPPPTHVIRGRRHGRPIYLVPRADGVVVGATQYEALGPDDRAPQAIGVAELLADAIAVMPGLSTYELAEAAAGIRPSSVDGVPVVRRVDERILIATGHGRNGIALSPWTAARIRELLNHPEREG, from the coding sequence GTGAGACGTGAACTGTCCGTCGTCGGCGGCGGGGTGGTCGGACTGGCGTGCGCGCTGGCGGCGGCCGACGACGGATGGACCGTCACCGTGTACGACGCCGGCGCTCGTCGACGTGCTGCTCACGTGGCGGGCGGGATGCTCGGTTGCTTCGGCGAGGGACATCCCGGCGAAGGTGAACTCCTCGACGTCGCCGCGGCGTCGGCGGCGCTCTGGCCGGACTTCCTCACCAGACTCGGCGATCCGGCGGTCAGGACCGCCGACAGCAGCATCCTGCTGGGGGTGTCGTCGACCGATCTGGCCTACCTCGACGAACAGGTGCGCTTCGTCCGCGGCCGCATGCCCGACGTCGATCTGCCGCGATGCACCGGGAATCGACTGCGACGCCACGAGTCGGCGCTGGCGCGCGGGACGGCGGGCGGCTATCTCGCCGAAGGCGAAGGTGCCGTGGACAATCGGCTGCTCCTCGCGGCGCTGACCCGACGATTCGAGCAGGCGGGCGGCACGATCGTCACCGACACCGTCGACGATCCGACCGCACTCACCGGCGACCAGGTCCTCATCGCCGCCGGACTCGGCAGCACCGCGTTGGCCGGCCTCGTCGGCGCCGATGTGCCGCTCCGCGGCGAGAAGGGCGAGATCCTGCGCCTGCGGCGTACCCGCTGGTCGGTGCCGCCGCCGACCCACGTGATCCGCGGGCGACGCCACGGGCGGCCGATCTATCTGGTCCCGCGCGCCGACGGCGTCGTCGTCGGCGCCACCCAGTACGAGGCCCTCGGTCCCGACGACCGGGCCCCGCAGGCGATCGGCGTCGCCGAACTGCTCGCCGATGCGATCGCCGTGATGCCCGGGCTGAGCACCTACGAGCTGGCCGAGGCGGCGGCGGGGATACGCCCGTCGTCGGTCGACGGCGTGCCGGTGGTGAGGCGCGTCGACGAGCGGATTCTGATCGCGACCGGGCACGGCCGCAACGGGATCGCCTTGTCGCCGTGGACCGCGGCCCGCATCCGAGAACTCCTGAACCACCCCGAGAGAGAAGGCTGA
- a CDS encoding ATP-grasp domain-containing protein, whose translation MVSGARKHVLITFARSFLTLNLARRMAAAGHQVTVVDSMRGGVSKWSNATTAFHRVSPPKYKPQEYCRELAAIVEREKVDIVIPIHEETDILAMMAGLFPATCELFLSSFEIEEMLHNKLSYQQALVDRGIETLKFREISSPEDAVAAANDFTTPFAVKQAYSRGSQKVYKAYPGDDLSYLTYDPTNPWIAQEWLEGDRYCTYSVCRDGEMYAHATYPVAYAIGGSSCLTFEQVEHPGIVEWTRRLVKEVGFTGHMGLDFIDNPERGLVTIECNPRGTSGIMMFKDEDRVDRAFFGENTELITPPKGHTTMIGAGMAIYGWKKSSYPNNTFRKFFAEMRKADDVIASKKDPKPGLLMPLAYAYIANDARKYRVGLDGGFMHDHEWDGRPI comes from the coding sequence GTGGTCTCTGGTGCGCGCAAACATGTGCTGATTACGTTCGCAAGGTCGTTTCTGACCCTCAACCTGGCCCGTCGTATGGCCGCGGCCGGTCATCAGGTGACGGTCGTCGACAGCATGAGGGGCGGGGTCTCCAAGTGGTCGAACGCCACGACGGCGTTCCACCGGGTCAGCCCGCCCAAGTACAAGCCGCAGGAGTACTGCCGGGAACTCGCGGCCATCGTCGAACGCGAGAAGGTCGACATCGTCATCCCGATCCACGAGGAGACCGACATCCTCGCGATGATGGCCGGACTCTTCCCGGCAACGTGCGAGCTGTTCCTCTCGTCGTTCGAGATCGAGGAGATGCTCCACAACAAGCTCTCCTACCAGCAGGCGCTCGTCGACCGCGGCATCGAGACGCTCAAGTTCCGGGAGATCTCCTCACCGGAGGACGCCGTCGCCGCGGCGAACGACTTCACGACGCCGTTCGCCGTCAAACAGGCGTACTCACGCGGTTCGCAGAAGGTCTACAAGGCGTACCCGGGCGACGACTTGAGCTACCTCACCTACGATCCGACCAATCCGTGGATCGCGCAGGAGTGGCTCGAGGGCGACCGCTACTGCACGTACTCGGTGTGCCGCGACGGTGAGATGTACGCGCACGCCACCTATCCCGTCGCCTACGCGATCGGCGGCAGCTCGTGTCTGACCTTCGAGCAGGTGGAGCATCCCGGAATCGTCGAGTGGACCCGCCGCCTGGTGAAGGAGGTCGGTTTCACCGGACACATGGGGCTCGACTTCATCGACAACCCCGAACGCGGTCTGGTCACCATCGAGTGCAACCCGCGCGGTACCAGCGGAATCATGATGTTCAAGGACGAGGACCGGGTGGACCGCGCGTTCTTCGGCGAGAACACCGAGCTGATCACCCCGCCGAAGGGTCATACCACGATGATCGGCGCCGGGATGGCGATCTACGGCTGGAAGAAGAGCTCGTACCCGAACAACACGTTCCGGAAGTTCTTCGCCGAGATGCGCAAGGCCGACGACGTGATCGCCAGTAAGAAGGACCCGAAGCCGGGGCTGCTGATGCCGCTCGCCTACGCCTACATCGCGAACGACGCCCGCAAGTACCGCGTCGGTCTCGACGGCGGCTTCATGCACGACCACGAGTGGGACGGTCGGCCGATCTAG
- a CDS encoding metallophosphoesterase yields MIENSPESVGTTPNRRTFLAGAATVAGTAAVLGASGTLAPEASAAARFPLPKNADRLRVLVTGDAGTGDQAQYAVTTAARKLHAAAPFHIALGLGDNIYESGPNGPDDAQFHAKFEKPNAGLDFPWLMALGNHDNTAIFPGDGGWLLRGDDEVKYHSRSRRWYMPSRFYSVDLGVAEFFIVDLNPLAAYIPPFLSPEWEPGGHYMTRQARWLDKALASSSATWKFVCTHHPYANNGPHGPAGDYDGLPAPLDGAAAKTFVERHIAGRAQFLFSGHDHSQQVLENVPGLRGTRQIVSGAAAKTVNKASSKRFRARYENLRERGFMALDITESAVGLTAYEVSPGSGSRKTFETTYRR; encoded by the coding sequence ATGATCGAGAACAGCCCCGAATCGGTCGGAACCACGCCGAACCGTCGAACCTTCCTCGCCGGAGCGGCGACCGTCGCAGGCACGGCCGCCGTCCTGGGCGCATCCGGAACCCTTGCTCCGGAGGCGTCCGCGGCCGCACGCTTCCCCCTTCCGAAGAACGCGGACCGACTGCGAGTCCTGGTGACCGGCGACGCGGGCACCGGCGACCAGGCGCAGTACGCCGTGACCACCGCCGCGCGGAAGCTGCACGCCGCCGCACCGTTCCACATCGCGCTCGGACTCGGCGACAACATCTACGAGAGCGGCCCGAACGGCCCCGACGACGCCCAGTTCCACGCCAAATTCGAGAAGCCGAACGCCGGCTTGGACTTTCCGTGGCTGATGGCCCTCGGCAATCACGACAACACCGCGATCTTCCCCGGCGACGGCGGCTGGCTGCTCCGCGGCGACGACGAGGTGAAGTACCACTCGCGGTCGCGGCGCTGGTACATGCCGTCGCGGTTCTACTCGGTGGATCTCGGCGTCGCCGAGTTCTTCATCGTCGATCTCAACCCGCTGGCGGCCTACATTCCACCGTTCCTGTCGCCGGAGTGGGAGCCGGGTGGACACTACATGACCCGTCAGGCGCGCTGGCTCGACAAGGCTCTCGCGTCGTCGAGTGCCACCTGGAAGTTCGTCTGCACCCATCACCCGTATGCGAACAACGGACCGCACGGTCCGGCCGGCGACTACGACGGCCTGCCCGCGCCGCTCGACGGCGCGGCGGCCAAGACGTTCGTCGAGAGGCACATCGCCGGACGCGCGCAGTTCCTGTTCTCCGGCCACGACCACAGCCAGCAGGTCTTGGAGAACGTCCCGGGCCTGCGCGGCACTCGCCAGATCGTGTCGGGGGCGGCCGCCAAGACGGTGAACAAGGCGTCGTCGAAGCGTTTCCGCGCCCGCTACGAGAACCTGCGCGAGCGCGGCTTCATGGCACTCGACATCACCGAGTCGGCGGTCGGCCTGACCGCGTACGAGGTGTCGCCGGGATCGGGTTCGAGGAAGACGTTCGAGACGACCTACCGACGCTGA
- a CDS encoding EamA/RhaT family transporter, translating to MFAIGVIAAAMAAVAYGVSTVLRALGARRVAVEMREDGRTGADSAAAPSVGSTMSTIVDPAFILGTLMVIVGFGGGALAARFLPLFLAQSIVAANLVVTALLGTLLLNITLHTRDWVAIWLVVLSLFMLGVSSAPHANDYAERSFHWELFGATIVVAAVALVGVYTFGKYAAVVGGAAAGLLFGIIAVSVRILDGMNPFDLAALLTDPAAYALAVAGAVGFYVQTVALQVGAVNGVTALLVTGETALPSLIGVVFLGDIARPGMEWLAIVGFIGAVIGAVLVAWYSTGDPDHFGEAPPEKGGWRRGREETDDASA from the coding sequence TTGTTCGCAATCGGCGTCATCGCTGCGGCTATGGCCGCCGTGGCGTACGGGGTTTCGACCGTTTTGCGCGCTCTGGGCGCACGGCGGGTCGCCGTCGAGATGCGAGAGGACGGCAGAACCGGCGCAGACTCGGCGGCGGCGCCGTCGGTCGGTTCGACGATGTCGACCATCGTCGATCCCGCGTTCATTCTCGGCACCCTCATGGTGATCGTCGGTTTCGGCGGCGGCGCGCTCGCCGCACGGTTCCTGCCGTTGTTCCTGGCGCAGTCGATCGTCGCCGCCAATCTCGTGGTCACCGCACTGCTCGGCACCCTGTTGCTGAACATCACCCTCCACACTCGCGACTGGGTCGCCATCTGGCTGGTGGTGCTCTCCCTGTTCATGCTGGGCGTCTCGTCGGCTCCGCATGCCAACGACTACGCGGAGCGCAGCTTCCACTGGGAACTGTTCGGGGCGACGATCGTGGTGGCCGCCGTCGCCCTGGTCGGCGTGTACACGTTCGGCAAGTACGCGGCGGTCGTCGGCGGCGCGGCCGCAGGCCTGTTGTTCGGCATCATCGCGGTGTCGGTCCGCATTCTCGACGGCATGAATCCGTTCGATCTGGCGGCCCTGCTCACCGATCCTGCGGCCTACGCGCTCGCGGTGGCGGGTGCGGTCGGCTTCTACGTGCAGACCGTCGCGCTGCAGGTCGGCGCGGTCAACGGCGTCACCGCGCTGCTGGTGACCGGTGAGACGGCGCTGCCGAGCCTGATCGGCGTCGTGTTCCTCGGTGACATCGCCCGTCCCGGCATGGAGTGGCTGGCGATCGTCGGGTTCATCGGCGCGGTGATCGGCGCGGTCCTCGTCGCCTGGTACTCCACCGGCGACCCCGATCACTTCGGCGAGGCACCGCCCGAGAAGGGCGGCTGGCGCCGCGGCCGCGAAGAGACCGACGACGCCTCCGCCTGA
- a CDS encoding alpha/beta fold hydrolase, whose product MTDDRTEMIDVGDDVRIAACRTGDGPAVLLSAGLGMPAATWQFSGLPAALVDAGFSVVTYSARGVSPSSAPPAPYSVHDIAADAAEVLDHYGVDEAVIVGYSMGCYVSQALLDVWGGTVRGLAMVAGLRSSTIGVVVNRMELELIETFGHVPASVSLFEQLMTTPSPSILKDDTQVANWRAMLDGASDEAWTSIDGLHGCTRASYDWMSAGEPTVERLEAITCPTLVVGFGDDVYFPATGSAEAASHIPNATWTLLDGPGHGGLIFDPEHRATAAVTEFCRSL is encoded by the coding sequence ATGACGGACGACCGCACCGAGATGATCGACGTCGGAGACGATGTGCGGATCGCCGCATGCCGGACCGGCGACGGCCCCGCCGTCCTGCTGTCGGCGGGCCTGGGCATGCCCGCGGCCACCTGGCAGTTCAGCGGTCTGCCCGCCGCTCTCGTCGATGCGGGATTCTCGGTCGTCACATACTCCGCGCGCGGGGTGTCGCCGTCATCGGCACCGCCCGCCCCGTACTCGGTCCACGACATCGCCGCCGACGCCGCGGAAGTGCTCGACCACTACGGCGTCGACGAGGCGGTCATCGTCGGCTACTCGATGGGCTGCTACGTCTCGCAGGCGCTCCTGGACGTGTGGGGCGGCACGGTCCGCGGGCTCGCGATGGTGGCCGGGCTGCGGTCGTCGACGATCGGCGTCGTGGTCAATCGGATGGAGCTCGAACTCATCGAGACGTTCGGCCACGTGCCCGCATCGGTCTCGCTGTTCGAGCAGCTGATGACCACACCGTCGCCGTCGATCCTCAAAGACGATACGCAGGTGGCGAATTGGCGCGCGATGCTCGACGGCGCGAGCGACGAGGCGTGGACGTCGATCGACGGTCTGCACGGCTGCACGCGCGCCTCGTACGACTGGATGAGCGCGGGCGAGCCGACCGTGGAGCGACTCGAAGCCATCACGTGTCCGACGCTCGTCGTCGGTTTCGGCGACGATGTGTACTTCCCCGCGACCGGGTCGGCCGAAGCGGCCTCGCACATCCCGAACGCGACCTGGACGCTCCTCGACGGCCCCGGCCACGGCGGCCTGATCTTCGACCCCGAACACCGCGCGACAGCGGCGGTGACGGAGTTCTGCCGAAGCCTGTAG
- a CDS encoding LysE/ArgO family amino acid transporter, with protein sequence MDVTTTLLLAALTGLVTGAGLIIAIGPQNVFIIRQGISGAHIAPVIAVCVVSDIVLISAGTLGLGAVVAGHPAIVSVAKIVGGAYLIILGALAARRAWRPTATSMTNDDPSRTRGLWAALGTALALTWLNPHTYLDTVFTLGSIANSHADARWAFSIGACVASLIWFLALGFGARKMAPMFASVRAWRLLDGAIAVVMAALGIGLIVMS encoded by the coding sequence GTGGACGTGACCACCACTCTGCTTCTCGCCGCGCTCACCGGACTCGTCACCGGCGCCGGCCTCATCATCGCCATCGGCCCGCAGAACGTCTTCATCATCAGGCAGGGCATCAGCGGCGCGCACATAGCACCGGTGATCGCGGTGTGCGTGGTCTCGGACATCGTCCTGATCAGCGCGGGAACCCTCGGTCTCGGTGCGGTCGTCGCCGGACACCCGGCCATCGTGAGCGTGGCGAAGATCGTCGGCGGGGCGTATCTGATCATTCTCGGAGCACTGGCCGCCCGGCGTGCGTGGCGCCCCACCGCGACGTCGATGACCAACGACGACCCGTCGCGCACACGGGGTCTGTGGGCCGCGCTCGGCACCGCCCTGGCCCTCACCTGGCTCAATCCGCACACCTATCTCGACACCGTGTTCACGCTGGGCTCCATCGCGAACAGCCACGCCGACGCCCGCTGGGCCTTCAGCATCGGCGCCTGCGTCGCCAGCCTGATCTGGTTCCTGGCGCTGGGGTTCGGTGCGCGGAAGATGGCTCCGATGTTCGCCTCGGTGCGCGCCTGGCGACTGCTCGACGGCGCGATCGCCGTCGTCATGGCGGCCCTGGGCATCGGCCTGATCGTCATGAGCTGA